One Nocardioidaceae bacterium SCSIO 66511 genomic window carries:
- a CDS encoding SulP family inorganic anion transporter, whose amino-acid sequence MSVFFRSFAGYRRVWLRGDIIAGLTVWAVLVPESLAYATIAGVSPVVGLYAATPALLLYAALGSSRHLVVGPMSGTAALSASVVAAVASGGSKEFVAATAAIALIVGVLGVVAGLCRLGFLSEFISEPVLKGFIVGLALTIIIGQVPALLGIEKEGEDFFEKTWNVITRLGDVDTLTCVIGLLSLAGILVTRRIVPLVPGSLVFVVLGIVAVAALGLDDEGVEIVGHIEAGLPGFGLPDLSGGTYLDLVGPCVGVLLIGYAEGLGAAKTYAAKEGYDIDPNQELIGLGASNLGSGALGGMVVNGSLSKTAVNGSAGAKSQTSGLVVAVLTVLTLLFLTGLFEKLPEAVLAAVVIAAVIELVDFASLRRLYRVWTSRLGRIYRHSARADFASAIGAMIGVLLFDTLPGLFIGIGLSAIVLLYRSSRPNVIQLARQPGADGAWVDASRKHVTPPDPQIEVLRVESGLFFANADFVRERVRAAVNEQTEIVVLDGETTPFVDVTAASMLVLLSADLQRSGIALMFAHDIGQVRDVVVTTEAARIAEFHPTVDEAVAVARSRLDAAARGRGSTVEDAPDATDR is encoded by the coding sequence ATGTCGGTGTTCTTCCGGTCGTTCGCCGGTTACCGGCGGGTGTGGCTGCGTGGCGATATCATCGCCGGGCTGACGGTATGGGCGGTGCTCGTACCCGAGTCGCTCGCGTACGCGACGATCGCCGGTGTCTCACCGGTCGTCGGTCTGTACGCAGCGACCCCGGCGTTGTTGCTGTACGCGGCGCTCGGTAGCTCTCGGCATCTCGTCGTCGGCCCGATGTCCGGCACGGCGGCGCTGTCGGCGAGTGTCGTCGCGGCGGTCGCCTCGGGCGGCAGCAAGGAGTTCGTGGCCGCGACGGCTGCCATCGCACTCATCGTCGGCGTCCTCGGTGTGGTCGCGGGCCTGTGCCGCCTCGGCTTCTTATCGGAGTTCATCTCCGAACCGGTTCTCAAGGGCTTCATCGTCGGGCTCGCGTTGACCATCATCATCGGGCAGGTCCCCGCGTTGCTCGGCATCGAGAAGGAAGGCGAGGACTTCTTCGAGAAGACCTGGAACGTCATCACCCGGCTCGGCGACGTCGACACGCTGACCTGTGTGATCGGCCTGCTCTCGCTGGCCGGAATTCTCGTCACGAGGCGGATCGTGCCCCTTGTACCGGGATCGCTCGTGTTCGTCGTACTCGGGATCGTCGCGGTGGCCGCGTTGGGCCTTGACGACGAGGGCGTCGAGATCGTCGGTCACATCGAGGCCGGCCTTCCCGGCTTCGGTCTGCCGGACCTGTCCGGTGGCACCTACCTCGACCTCGTCGGACCGTGCGTCGGCGTGCTGCTGATCGGGTACGCAGAGGGGCTCGGCGCCGCCAAGACGTACGCGGCGAAGGAGGGCTACGACATCGATCCGAACCAGGAGCTCATCGGACTGGGCGCGAGCAATCTCGGTTCGGGTGCGCTCGGCGGTATGGTCGTCAACGGCAGCCTGTCGAAGACCGCGGTCAACGGGTCGGCCGGTGCGAAGAGTCAGACGTCGGGCCTCGTCGTCGCGGTGCTGACCGTGCTCACCCTGTTGTTCCTCACCGGTTTGTTCGAGAAGCTGCCCGAGGCGGTGTTGGCTGCCGTCGTGATCGCCGCCGTGATCGAGCTGGTTGACTTTGCGTCCCTTCGCCGGCTTTACCGGGTCTGGACCAGTCGCCTCGGTCGGATCTATCGCCACTCGGCTCGTGCCGACTTCGCTTCGGCCATCGGGGCGATGATCGGCGTACTGCTGTTCGACACACTGCCCGGGCTGTTCATCGGGATCGGCCTGTCCGCGATCGTGCTGCTGTACCGCTCGTCGCGGCCGAACGTCATCCAGCTCGCCCGTCAGCCCGGTGCGGACGGGGCGTGGGTTGATGCGTCGCGCAAGCACGTGACGCCGCCGGACCCGCAGATCGAGGTGCTGCGGGTCGAGTCGGGCCTGTTCTTCGCCAACGCAGACTTCGTACGCGAGCGGGTGCGGGCGGCCGTGAACGAGCAAACCGAGATCGTGGTGTTGGACGGCGAGACCACGCCGTTCGTGGACGTGACCGCCGCATCGATGCTCGTACTCCTCAGCGCGGATCTGCAGCGTTCGGGCATCGCGTTGATGTTCGCCCACGACATCGGTCAGGTCCGGGATGTGGTCGTCACGACGGAGGCTGCTCGGATCGCGGAGTTTCATCCGACGGTGGACGAGGCGGTTGCCGTTGCGCGGTCGCGCCTCGACGCGGCAGCGCGCGGACGCGGGTCAACAGTGGAGGATGCGCCCGACGCAACCGATCGGTGA